A part of Grus americana isolate bGruAme1 chromosome 33, bGruAme1.mat, whole genome shotgun sequence genomic DNA contains:
- the EPHX3 gene encoding epoxide hydrolase 3 has protein sequence MGHLGDVGPSCHSHHGGAMATKGMGHPGAMGPWCHVSCPPPPAGDTVSPPAMLLSLCTLLLAPTRLLLALRRLLARLGVTVAAAAAGVAYGLWGLGVLLRRGPRGTFGWRVRDRPPPGLADGTFGEHRYLRLQDSGLRLHYVTRGPTTAPLMLLLHGFPQNWFCWRHLLQEFSTRYRVVALDLRGYGASEKPPGKDSYRLEVLLEDIRQVIEILGTPNGQGEVTSATDATAASPKCILVGHDWGGLLAWELAASHPALVEKLVIMDAPHRAIMTGFTACHPSQLLRSSYVFLFQLPWLPELLLSLADFELVKTILTGPWTGIQNPAQRLTEQEVDAYLYSLSQPGGLTPPIHYYRNLFRDTPIPREPPPPPTLLLWGTHDAFLDARLAPCLRCCLRPSARLCLLPGASHWLPEEQPHPLAQLIGDFLDGGDQHP, from the exons ATGGGCCACCTTGGTGACGTGGGACCCTCGTGTCACAGCCACCATGGGGGTGCCATGGCCACCAAGGGGATGGGCCACCCTGGTGCCATGGGACCCTGGTGCCACGTgtcatgtccccccccccccgcaggtgACACGgtgtccccccccgccatgctgctgtccctctgcacgctgctgctggcccccacccggctgctgctggccctgcgGCGCCTGCTGGCCCGGCTGGGGGTGACGGTGGCCGCAGCGGCGGCCGGGGTGGCCTACGGGCtgtgggggctgggggtgctgctgcGTCGGGGACCCCGCGGCACCTTTGGGTGGCGGGTGAGGGACCGGCCCCCCCCCGGTTTGGCCGACGGCACCTTTGGGGAGCACCGGTACCTGCGCCTGCAG GACTCGGGGCTGCGGCTCCACTACGTCACCCGGGGTCCCACCACGGCCCCGTTGATGCTGCTCCTCCACGGATTCCCCCAAAACTG gTTCTGCTGGAGGCATCTCCTGCAGGAGTTCAGCACCCGCTACCGGGTGGTGGCCTTGGACCTTCGGGGTTACGGAGCTTCTGAGAAGCCACCAGGGAAGGACAGCTACAGGCTGGAGGTCCTCCTGGAGGACATCCGCCAGGTCATCGAGATCTTGGGGACGCCCAACGGGCAGGGTGAGGTGACATCGGCCACCGACGCCACCGCGGCATCCCCCAAGTGTATCTTGGTGGGACATGACTGGGGTGGACTTCTCGCCTGGGAGTTGGCCGCCAGCCATCCAGCCTTGGTGGAGAAGTTGGTCATCATGGATGCTCCTCACCGGGCCATCATGACGG GTTTCACCGCCTGCcacccctcccagctcctccgCTCCAGCTACGTCTTCCTCttccagctgccctggctgcccgAGCTCCTCCTCTCCTTGGCGGACTTTGAG CTGGTGAAGACCATCCTGACGGGACCTTGGACGGGGATCCAGAATCCGGCGCAGCGGTTGACGGAGCAGGAGGTGGACGCCTACCTCTACAGCCTCTCCCAACCGGGGGGCCTCACCCCCCCCATCCACTACTACCGCAACCTCTTCCG ggacaccccgaTTCCCCGcgagccccccccgccccccaccctgctgctgtggggcaCCCATGACGCCTTCCTGGACGCCCGCCTGGcgccctgcctgcgctgctgCCTGCGCCCCTCTGCCcgcctctgcctgctgcctggcGCCAGCCATTGGCTGCCCGAGGAGCAGCCCCACCCCCTCGCCCAGCTGATTGGTGACTTCCTGGATGGGGGTGACCAGCACCCCtag